The sequence below is a genomic window from Lysobacter capsici.
CGAAGTTAGCAAAGATCACTTCATTCATGCTGGCCGGGCGCTTAGGATGCAGACGGGCCGGGCCTTCGCCGGCATCGGGAATTCGTGATGGACTTCGCACCCAGCGCGCGCAGCGCCGACTATCTGCAACGCCTGCAAGCCTTCATCGCCGAACACATCGCGCCGTTCGAAGACACGTATCGGCGCGAGAATGCGAACACCAACGCCGGCGCCGACTGGCGCCAGTGGCGGGTGCATCCGCGCATCGCCGAACTCAAGCGCCTGGCGCGCGAGGCGGGCCTGTGGAATCTATTCCTGCCCGATGCGCAGCTCGGCGCGGACCTGTCGGTGCTCGATTACGCGCCGCTGGCCGAGGCCATGGGCCATTACGAATTCGCCGCGGACATCTTCAACTGCAACGCGCCCGACACCGGCAACATGGAAGTGCTGCATCACTTCGGCAGCGATGCGCAGAAACAGCAATGGCTGCGGCCGCTGCTCGACGGCGAGATCCGCTCGGTATTCTGCATGACCGAGCCGGACGTGGCGTCGTCGGATGCGACCAATATGCAGGCGACCGTGCGCGTGGACGGCGATGACTTGCTGCTCGACGGGCGCAAGTGGTGGTCGACCGGCATCGGCCACCCCGACGCGAAGCTGGCGATCTTCATGGGCCTGTCCGATCCCGACGCCGAACCGCACAAGCGCCACAGCATGGTACTGGTGCCGCTGGATGCGCCGGGGGTGCGGATCGAACGCATGCTGCCGACCTTCGGCGAGTACGATCCGCCTTACGGTCACGGCGAGGTGGTGTTCGATAATGTGCGCGTCCACAAGGACCAGTTGATCCTCGGCCTGGGCCAGGGTTTCGCGATCGCGCAGGGGCGGCTCGGCCCGGGCCGCATCCATCACTGCATGCGCGCGATCGGCGCGGCCGAGCGCGCGCTGGAACTGACCATCCGCCGTGGCGCCTCGCGCCAGGCGTTCGGCCAGCCGATCCTGCGCCTGGGCGGCAATCTCGAACGCATCGCGCAGGCGCGCATGGCGATCGATCAGGCGCGTCTGCTGACCTTGTACGCGGCGTGGAAGATCGAGCACTTCGGGGTCAAGGCGGCGATGACCGAAATCTCGGCGATCAAGGTGGTCGCGCCGAACATGCTGCAGGACATCGTCGACCAGGCGATCCAGATGCACGGCGGCGCCGGGGTGTCGAACGATCTGCCGCTGACCGGATTGTTCATGATCGCGCGCGCGCTGCGCATTGCCGACGGCCCGGACGAAGTGCATCGTGCGATGGTCGCGCGCATGGAACTGGCCAAGTACGGTTTGAGTTCCAGCCAGAACCGTCAACACCAGAAAGAACGCGCTCACAAGGAACCGGCATGACCACCGCAACCCGCGTCTTCATCACCGGCGGTGCCTCCGGGCTCGGCCGCGCCCTTGCCGAAGGCTATGCCCGCGACGGCGCGCGCGTGTGCATCGGCGATGTCAACGCGGCGCGCGGCGAAGAAACCCTCGCGGCGCTGCGCGCATTGGGCGCAACCGCGCATTATCTGCACTGCGACGTGACCCGCGAGCAAGACCTGCAGGCCGCGGCCGACTGGCTGCTGGCGCAGTGGGGCGGGGTGGATCTGGTGTTCAACAATGCCGGCGTCGCCGACATGGGGCCGGTCGAGGCCATGCCGATCGCCGACTGGCAGTGGATGATCGACATCAACCTGCTCGGCGTGGTGCGCGGCTGCAAGGTATTCGCGCCGTTGCTGCGCAAGCAGGGCAGCGGCCGCTTGGTCAACATCGCCTCGATGGCCGGTTTGATCCATCCGCCGTTCGCGGGCGCGTACAACGCGACCAAGGCCGCGGTGGTGGCGCTGTCGGAAACGCTCAAGGCCGAACTCGGATCGGCCGGGATCGAGGTCAGTGTGGTCTGCCCGGCGTTCTTCCGCACCAACCTCAGCGAGAGCCTGCGCAGCACCGACCCGCGCTATGCGCGCTGGATGCGCAAGCTGGTCGACGAATCCACGATCGGCGCCGACGAGATCGCCGCGATGATCCGCGCCGGCGTGGCGCGCGGCGAGTTTCGCATTCTCACTCATGCCTCGGCGCGGCGGTTCTGGATGCTCAAGCGATGCTTGCCGTACAGCTGGTACGAAGCGGCGATGCGTCGCGCCGGCCAGGGCGGGGCGAAGAAGAAGCCGGCGCCGGTCGGCCGCAAGGCATGAGCGCGGCGGACGAACGCAGCAACGACGGCTCGCGCGCGGTGCGTGCGGGCGAGGAACTCGATGTCGCTGCGGTCGACGCCTGGCTCAAGCCGCGCCTGCCGCATCTGCACGGCGCGCCGCAGGTCACCCAGTACGCCGGCGGCGCGTCGAACTGGACCTATCGCCTGCACTACGACAACGACGACCTGATCCTGCGTCGCCCGCCGGCCGGCAAGAAAGCCAAGTCCGCGCACGACATGGGCCGCGAATTCCGCATCCAGCAGGCGCTCAAACCCGTTTTCCCGTTCGTGCCGGCGATGTACGCGCATTGCGAAGACACCCAGGTGATCGGCGCGGAGTTCTACGTGATGCAGCGGCTCGACGGGCTGATCCTGCGCAAGAACCTGCCGTCCGGGCTGGACCTGAGCCGCGATCAGGTTCGCAGCTTGTGCCTGCATGTCCTCGATACCTTGATCGCATTGCATCAGGTCGACCATCGCGCCGCCGGCCTGGAACATCTCGCGCCGGGTGCCGGTTACGGCCAGCGCCAGATCGACGGCTGGAGCAAGCGCTATACCGACGCACGCACCTGGAACGTTCCCGCTGGCGGCAAGATCATGGCCTGGTTGAAGGCGAACCTGCCGCGCGACGAACGCATCTGCCTCACCCACAACGACTTCCGGTTCGACAACGTGGTACTCGACCGCAACGATCCGACCCGGGTGATCGGCGTGCTGGATTGGGAGCTGGCGACGCTCGGCGATCCGTTGATGGATGTCGGCAATCTGCTCGCCTATTGGGTGGAGGCCGGCGACGACTTCATCGCCCGCGATACGCGGCGGCAACCGACCCACTTGCCCGGCATGTTCACTCGCCGCGAGGTGATGCAGTACTACAGCGAACGCACCGGCATGCAGCCGCGCAGTTGGGCGTTCTACGAGGTCTACGGCTTGTTTCGCCTGTCGGCGATCGCCCAGCAGATCTATTACCGCTATCACCACCGGCAGACCCGCAACCCGGCGTTCAAGCGTTTCTGGCTGTCGGTGAATTACCTGCATTGGCGTTGCCGCAAGGCGATCGCGCAAGACCGGCGAGGGCCGTGAGATGGCCGCGACGATCCATCTGATCCGCCACGGCCAGGCCGCATTCGGCGCGGCCGATTACGATCAGCTCAGCGAGCGCGGACGCGAACAGTCGCGCCTGCTCGGTGCCGCATTGGCGCCGCTCGCAGGCGAAGGCGATATCGCGATCTGCGGCGGCATGCGCCGGCATCGGCAGACCGCCGACGAATGTCTGGCGGCGATGTATCCAACACACGCACCCCAACACGACCCCGCGGATGCAAGCCCCTCTCCCGTTGACGGGAGAGGGGTTGGGGTGAGGGCCGCCCCCCAAATCGACCCACGCTGGAACGAATTCGACCACCAGCAAATCATTGCCCGCCACGCCCCAGAATACAGCGACCACGAACATCTGGTCGCCGAATTCAGCCGCGCCGCCGATCCACGCCGTGCGTTCCAGACGCTGTTCGCTGCGGCGATGACGCGCTGGTCGGGCGGACATTTCGATCACGAGTACAGCGAACCGTGGCCGTCGTTCGGCCAGCGCTGCCGCGATGCCTTGCAGGCCGCGGCCGAAGCCGCGCCGTCGTCGACCTCGAATATCTGGGTGTTCACCTCCGGCGGCCCGATCGCCGCGATCGTCCAGCATTTGCTGCAGGCGCCCGATGCGCAGGCGATGAAACTCAGCTGGACCCTGGTCAACGCCGGCGTCACTCAAGTGCATGTCGCCCGCGGCGGCCTGCGCCTGTCCACCTTCAACGGCCACGCCCATCTGTACGGACGCGCCGACCTGATCACTTATCGCTGAGGCTCGCGCCTCGACCGGAGTTCGCCGCATGCGCAAACGTATCCTCATCACCGGCGCCAGTTCCGGACTTGGCCGCGGCATGGCGCGCGAGTTCGCCCGCGCCGGCAGCGACCTCGCCCTGTGCGCGCGGCGCCTGGACCGACTGGAATCGCTCAAGGCCGAATTGGAAGCGGCCCATCCGGCCATCCGCGTGAGCATCCACAGCCTGGACGTGACCGATCACGAGCAGGTGTTCGCGGTGTTCGCGGCCGCGCGCGACGCACTGGGCGGCCTGGACCGGGTGATCGTCAACGCCGGCATCGGCCAGGGCGCGCCGGTCGGCAAGGGCCAGTTCGCCCTGAACCGCAGCATCGTCGAGACCAATTTCCTCGCCGCGCTGGCGCAGTGCGAAGCGGCGGTGGAAATCTTCCGCGCCGCCGGCCAGGGGCATCTGGTGTTGATTTCCTCGATGAGCGCGATGCGCGGCATGCGCGGCGGCCTGACCGCCTACGCCGCGAGCAAGGCCGGCGTGGCCTCGCTGGCCGAAGGCATCCGCACCGACATGCTGCGCAAGCCTTCGATCAAGATCAGCACGATCTACCCAGGTTACATCCGCACCGAAATGAACGACGGCGCGCCGGCCAAGCAGACGCCTTTCATCATCGACGAGGCGACCGGTTGCCGTTTGCTGGTGCGGGCGATCGAGAAGGAGAAAGCCAAGGCTTATGTGCCGTGGTGGCCGTGGGCGCCGTTGGGGTGGTTGATGAAGCGGTTGCCGTTGGCGTGGGTGGCGAAGCTCAATTGACCATGCGCAAGCGTTCGCGTGGTTTCGCCGGCCCCCTGTAGGAGCGGCGCGAGCCACGACCGCGAATTGCGATCTGCGGCGAGGGTTGGGTCGTAGCCTTTTTGGTCGTTGCAGTCGTTGCAGTCGTTGCAGTCGTTGCAGCCGTTGCGATCGTCGCGGTCGTTGTGGCGCGGCCGTAGCTTGCTATACGGGTTGCCATGCAGGTTGCGACGCAGGCGTGGTGACGCGGTCGCGGCTTGCGCCGCTCCTACAGGGGAGCGCCGTAGCATCCGACGCATATGCATGTTCGCTATCTACCTGTAGGAGCGGCGCGAGCCGCGACCGCGAATCTTCGGCTACGACGAAACTTTCCAGAACGTCATTCCCGCGAAAGCGGGAATCCAGTGACTTCAAGCGTTCTCGCACGAAAGGCACTGGATTCCCGCCTTCGCGGGAATGACGTTCTTGGCGATGCGCGGCGACTCGAGAATCACCCGCGAATCACTCTCGAATCATTCGCGGCTCATCCACCTTTCTTCGCTGCTTTATGCATTGCCGGCCGACACCCCATCACCCGACCCCGAATCTCCAGATCCCCCACAACACTCATCCTGAGCCAGATCCTCAAGAATCGGACACTCCGGCCGATCATCCCCCTGGCACCGCCGCGCCAGCTGCTCCAGCGTGTGCTGCATCGCCTGCATCTCGCGTATCTTCGCCGCCAGTTCCGCCGCGTGATCCAACGCCAGTCGCTTGACCTCGCCGCTTTCGCGCGAGCGGTTGTCCCACAGCCCCAGCAAGGTCTCGATCTGCTTGATCGAAAACCCCAGCGAGCGAGAGCGCTTGATGAAACGCAGCCGATGCAGGTCGCTGTCGCGGTACAGGCGATAGCCGGCGATGCTGCGGCCCGCGGCCGGAATCAGGTCGATGCTCTCGTAATGGCGGATCATCTTCGCGCTCACCCCGCTGAGCTGGGCGGCTTCGCCGATGTTGTGCAGGCCGTCGGCCTTGGCCTGGGCGAGTTCGGGCGCGTTGCGGGTCATGGCGCGGTTCCTGTTTCCGGTAACGAAGGGTGCGTAAGCGTTCATGCGCGGCGCGTTCATGCCGGTTTCCAGCGTCGCAGCAGCAGAGTGTTGCCGATCACGCTGACGCTGGAGAAGGCCATCGCCGCGGCGGCGACCACCGGGTTCAACCAGCCCAAGGTCGCTAGGCCGATGCCGATCACGTTGTAGCCGAATGCCCAGAACAGGTTCTGACGGATCTTGCGGCTGGTGCGGCGCGAGATCTCGATCGCGTCGGCGACCAGCCCCGGTTCGGCGCGCATCAGGGTGATGCCGGCGGCCTGCATCGCCACGTCGGTGCCGCTGCCCATGGCGATGCCGACATCGGCCGCGGCCAGCGCCGGTGCGTCGTTGACGCCGTCGCCGACCATCGCCACGGTGCGGAACTGCCCGAGTTCGGCGACCGCGGCGGCCTTTTGTTCGGGCAATACGTCGGCGCGGATCTGGTCGATGCCCAGTTCGGCCGCGACCGCGCGCGCCGCGCCGATGTGATCGCCGGAAATCATCGCGGTGCTCACGCCCAGCGCGTGCAGGCGTTCGATCGCGGCCCGGGCGTTGGCGCGCGGGGTGTCGCGGAAACCGAGCAGGCCGAGCAACTGCGCGCCATCGCTGCCGTCGCGCGCCAGCCACGACACGCTGTGGCCGCTGTCGGCCAGGCGTTGCGCGGCCTCGCGCAGCGGTTGCAGATCGACGCCGGCTTCTTCGAGCATGCGGGTGCTGCCGAGCAGCAGGCTGCGGCCTTCGACCTCGCCGCGCAGGCCGCGTCCGGCCAGCGCCCGCAGTTGCGACACCGGCGGCAGGGTCAGCGCGCGCGCCGCATCGAGGGTGGCGCGCGCAAGCGGATGCTCGCTGCCCGACTGCAAGGCCGCGGACAAACGCAGCAGCGCGTCGCGATCGCCGTCGAGCGCGGTCCATTCGCTCAGCACCGGCTTGCCTTCGGTCAGGGTGCCGGTCTTGTCGAACGCGACCACGTCGATCCGGTGCGCGATTTCCAGCGCTTCGGCGTCCTTGATCAGGATGCCCGCGCGCGCGGCCACGCCGGTGCCGGCCATGATCGCGGTCGGCGTCGCCAGGCCCAGCGCACACGGACAGGCGATCACCAGCACCGCGACCGCGTTGAGCACGGCCTGGCTCCAATCGCCTGCATACAGGCCCCAGCCGATCAGGGTCAGCAGCGCGATCGCGATCACCACCGGCACGAACACCGCGCTGACCCGGTCGACCAGATGCTGGATCGGCGCTTTCTTGGCCTGCGCGTCTTCGACCAGACGGATGATCCGGGCCAGCGCGCTCTCCGCGCCGACCGCCACGGTTTCGACCACGATCCGGCCTTCGCCGTTGATCGCGCCGCCGGTGACGCGGTCGCCGCGCTCTCGCGCGACCGGCAGGGATTCGCCGGTGAGCAGGGATTCGTCGACGTGAGTGAGGCCTTCGACGATGCGGCCGTCGGCCGGCAGGCGTTCGCCCGGGCGCACCACCACGAGGTCGCCGACCCGCAGTTGCGCGAGTGGCAATTCGTGTTCGACGCCGTCGCGCAGCACCCGCGCGCTGCTCGGGCGCAGCGCCTGCAGGGCGCGGATCGCCGCGGTGGTCTGGCGCTTGGCGCGCGCTTCCAGCCACTTGCCGAACAGGATCAGGGTGATGATCACCGCCGAGGTTTCGAAATACAGCTGCATCTGATCGCCGCGCAGCAGGTGATACAGGCTCAGGCCGTAACCGGCGCTGCTGCCGAGTGCGACCAGCAGGTCCATGTTGCCGCTGCGCGCGCGCAGCGCGCTCCAGCCGGCGCGGTAGAAGCGCGCGCCGAGCCAGAACTGCACCGGCGTGGCGAGCGCGAACTGCAACCAGCCCGGCAGCATCCAGTGCTGGCCGAACAACAGGCCGAGCATCGGCGCGACCAGGGGCAGCGACAGCGCGGCGGCAATCAGCAGATGGCGGGTTTCGCGCGACAGAGCGGGTTTCGCGTTGCTGCGGGCGGTGGTGGCGGTGTCGCTGCCGTTGTCGGTGCGCGGCGGGTTGCTGCTGTCGCCAGCGGCTTGGTTGCTTGCACCGCCGCCCGATGGGTTGTCGGGGTCGGAATCGGGCAGGCTCGCTTCGTAGCCGGCGCGTTTCACCGCGGCGATCAGCGCGGCCGTGTCGGTGCCGGCGAGCATGCGCACCTTGGCGCGCTCGGTGGCCAGATTGACCGAGGCCTCCAGCACGCCCGGCACTGCGGTCAGCGCCTTCTCGATCCGGCCGACGCAGGAGCCGCAATTCATCCCGCGCAGCGCCAGCACGAGGTCCTCGCTGGGGACGCTGTAACCGGCCGCGGCGATGGCGCGTTCGATCTGCGCGGCGGAGACGCTGGCGTCGTGGGCGACCTCGGCGGTTTCGGTGGCCAGATTGACGTTGACCTCGGCGACGCCGGGCAGGGCGCTCACGGCCCGCTCGATGCGGCCGGCGCAGGAGCTGCAGGTCATCCCGGCTACGTGCAGACGCAGGCGTTGCGGGAGGGGGGCGACTTGGAGAGGGGCGTTCATGGGGGTTCCCGGGGGACTCGATGCCGGGCAGGTTGGGGGTTCCCATGATGGTAAGGTCAAGCTTGGGGCTGGGAGGTGAGCGGGAGGGCCGATCGACCGCTCGGGCGCCGTGGTTCTGACGCCTGAGTGGCGCCGCAGGCCGCCAGTTCGCGGTCGCGGCTCGCGCCGCTCCTACTGGGGGCGGCCGCGGCTTCGTTTCTCCCTGTAGGAGCGGCGTGAGCCGCGACGTCGCCATCGCAACTGCGTCGTAAGCAAGAAGACGCGTCGGTCGCGGTCATCACCAACAAGGCGGCCTATTCACAAAGCAGCGCCTCCCCCCATCGCCGTGAACAATTCAGTCGCACACACTGAGACACGCCGCCCGCACGCTAGCCAATGCCACAATCGCCCCCATCTACGAACGGTCCCCAGTCACCGCTCCCAATCGGCAGGCCGTCCCCGCTCATGGTGCTAGACGATTTCCATCCCGCCGTCGCCGCCTGGTTCGGCGCGACGTTTCCGGCGCCGACCCAGGCGCAGGTGCTGGCGTGGCCGAACATCCGCGCCGGGCGCAACACCCTGGTCGCCGCGCCGACCGGTTCGGGCAAGACCCTGACCGCGTTCCTGGCCGCGATCGACGAACTGGTGCGCGAAGGGCTCGAACACGGATTGCGCGACGAAACCGCGGTGGTCTACGTCTCGCCGCTGAAGGCGCTGTCCAACGACATCCATCTGAACCTGGAAGCGCCGCTGGCCGGCATCGCCGAGCACCTGCAGCGCATGGGCCTGGCCGACCCCGGCATCCGTACCGCGGTGCGCACCGGCGATACGCCCGCAGGCGAACGCGTGGCGATGCGCAAGCGGCCGCCGCACATCCTGGTGACCACGCCCGAGTCGCTGTACGTGCTGATGGGTTCGGAATCCGGGCGCGCCATGCTGTCGACCGTGCGCTCGGTCATCGTCGATGAAATCCATGCCGTTGCCGACGACAAGCGCGGCAGCCATCTGAGCCTGACCCTGGAACGCCTGCGCGGCCTGTGTCCCAAACCGCCGCTGCGGATCGGCCTGTCGGCGACGCAGAAACCGATCATCGAAGTCGCGCGTTTCCTGGTCGGCAGCGACGCGGTCGATGCCGACGGCCAACCCGATTGCGCGATCGTCGACATCGGCTACGCCAAGCAGCGCGATCTCGCCCTGGAGCTGCCGGGCTCGCCGCTGTCGGCGGTGATGTCGCACGAGCAATGGGACGAGGTCTACCAACGGCTGGCCGCATTGGTCGGCGAACACCGCACCACGCTGGTGTTCGTCAACACCCGGCGCATGGCCGAACGCGCCGCGCGCCATCTCGCCGACCGGCTCGGCAAGGACGTGGTCGCCGCGCACCACGGCAGCCTGTCGCGCGAACTGCGCCTGGACGCCGAACAGCGGCTCAAGAGCGGACAGTTGCGGGTGCTGGTCGCGACCGCGTCGCTGGAACTGGGCATCGACATCGGCGATGTCGACCTGGTCTGCCAGCTCGGTTCGCCGCGCGCGATCGCCGCCTTCCTGCAACGCGTCGGTCGCGCCGGCCACCATGTCGGCGGCGTGCCGAAGGGCCGCCTGTTCCCGCAGTCGCGCGACGACCTGGTCGAATGCGCGGCGCTGCTCGACAGCGTGCGTCGCGGCGAACTCGATGCGCTGCAGATTCCGTCCGCGCCGCTGGACGTGCTGGCGCAGCAGATCGTCGCCGAAGTGGCCGCGCAGGAGTGCAGCGAGGACGAGTTGTACGCGCTGGTGCGCGGCGCCTGGCCGTATGCGCAACTGCAGCGTAAGGACTTCGATGCGGTCGTGCGCATGCTCGCCGACGGTTTCACCACCCGGCGCGGCCCGCGCGCGGCCTACATCCATCGCGACGCGGTCAACGCGCGGCTGCGCGCGCGTCGCGGCAGCCGCATGACCGCGGTGATGTCGGGCGGCACCATCCCCGACACCGGCGATTACTCGGTCGTGCTGGAGCCGGAAAACCACACGATCGGCAACGTCAACGAAGACTTCGCGATCGAAAGCCTGGCCGGCGACGTGTTCCAGCTCGGCAACGCCAGCTATCGCATCCTGCGGGTCGAGCCGGGGCGGGTGCGGGTCGAGGACGCGCAGGGCCAGCCGCCGAACATCCCGTTCTGGCTCGGCGAAGCGCCCGGCCGCAGCGACGAACTGTCGGCCAGCGTGTCGCGCCTGCGCGGCGCGGTCGATGCCTTGTTGGGCGAGACCGCCGGTCCGTCCGGCGCGATCGATGCCGGCGGCGCCGCGCGCAAGCTCAGCGAACAAATCGATATCGATCCGGAAAGCGCGCTGCAAGTGGTCGACTACCTGGGCCGCACCCGTCAGGCGCTCGGCATCGTGCCGACCCAGGACAGTCTGGTGTTCGAGCGGTTCTTCGACGAATCCGGCGGCACCCAGCTGGTGATCCATTCGCCCTACGGCAGCCGCATCAATCGCGCCTGGGGCTTGGCGCTGCGCAAGCGCTTCTGCCGCAAGTTCAATTTCGAACTGCAGGCCGCCGCGACCGAGGACGCGATCGTGCTGTCGCTGTCGACCAGCCACAGCTTCCCGCTCGAAGATGTCGCGCGCTATCTGCATTCGGCCTCGGCCCTGGATGTACTGACCCAGGCCTTGCTCGATGCGCCGTTGTTCGCGGTGCGCTGGCGCTGGAACGCGACCACCTCGTTGGCGTTGCCGCGTTTCGTCGGCGGGCGCAAGGTCGCGCCGCAGTTGCAGCGGATGAAGAGCGAGGATCTGCTGGCGACGGTGTTTCCCGATCAGGTCGCGTGCGCGGAAAACCTGGTCGGCGAGCGCGAAGTGCCCGACCATCCGCTGGTCGAACAGACCCTGCAGGACTGCTTGTACGAAGCGATGGACAGCGCCGGCTGGCTGCGCATGCTGCGACGCCTGGAAGCGGGCGAGGTGCGGGTGATCGGGCGCGACGTGACCGGTCCGTCGCCGATCGCGGCCGAGGCGCTTAACGCCAAGCCGTACGCCTTCCTCGACGATGCGCCGCTGGAGGAACGTCGCACTCAGGCGGTGATGGCGCGGCGTTACGCCGAAGCCGACAGCGCCGATGACCTCGGCCGGCTCGACCTGGAAGCGATCGACGCGGTGCGCGCCGAGGCCTGGCCGGAAGCGCGCGATCCCGATGAAATGCACGAAGCGCTGATGGGGCTGGGTTTCGTCACTGCTGACGAAGCAACGGCCAACACCTGGACCGATTGGCTCAGCGCGCTGGCCGCCGCCGGCCGCGCCACCGCCTTGCGCCTGCACGCCGAGGACGCGTCGCCGTCGTGGTGGGTCGCGACCGAAACCCTGCCGCAAGCCCGCGCAATGTTCGCTCAGGCCGTGGCCGAACCCGCAGTCGAGGTGCCGCGCGAATACGCGCAAGTGCAGTGGAGCGCCGAGGACGCGCTGATCGACCTGCTGCGCTCGCGCCTGACCGGGCTGGGCCCGACCACGATCGGCGCATTGGCGCGCGACAGCCGCCGCGAAGCGGCCGAAATCGAACTCGCCTTGCTGCGCCTGGAGCAGGAAGGCTATGTGATGCGCGGGCGCTTCAGCCGCGCCAGCCTGCTCGCCGGCGAAGAGGAATGGTGCGAACGCCATCTGCTCGCGCGTATCCATCGCTACACGGTCGGGCGCCTGCGCCGCGAGATCGAACCGGTCGCGCCACGCGACTACGCGCGCTTCTTGTTCGACTGGCAGCACCTGTCCAAGCCCACCCGCATGAGCGGCCCGCAGGCGCTGCGCACGGTGCTGGAACAGCTCGAAGGCTTTGAAGCGCCGGCTTCGGTGTGGGAAAGCGAACTGCTGCCGGCGCGCATCGGCGACTACGATTCGGCCTGGCTCGACGAGCTGTGTACCGCCGGCCGCGTGACCTGGGCGCGGCTGCGTCCGAACGCCGGCGGCACCGACCCGGCCGCGCCGCAAGGCGTGCCGAGCGTGCGCCAGACCCCGATCGTGCTGCTGCCGCGTCGCGCCCTGGCCGACTGGAGCCTGAGCGCGGTGCGCAACACCGATCCGGCGCCGGTGTCCTCGCGCGCGCAGCGCGTGCTGGCCGCACTGGAAACGCGTGGCGCCTCGTTCTTCGACGAACTCGAACACTCCGCGCACCTGCTGCGCACCGAACTGGAAGAAGCGCTCGGCGAACTGGTGACCCGCGGCCGCATCACCTGCGACAGCTTCGCCGGCCTGCGCGCCTTGCTGGTGCCGCCGTCCAAGCGCGCCTCGGCGCACGGCAGCCGCCGACGCCGGGCGATGCTGACCGATCTGCAGGACGCCGGACGCTGGTCGCTGACCCGGCCACTCGACGCGTCGGCCGAGCCGACGACCGCGACGCCGGCGCAGGCCGCGGCGCGCAGCACCGAGGCGACCGAACACATCGCCTGGCGCCTGCTCGAACGCTACGGCGTGGTGTTCTGGCGATTGATCCAGCGCGAGGCGGCGTGGCTGCCGCCGTGGCGCGATCTGCTGCGGGTGTACCGGCGCCTGGAAGCGCGCGGCGAAATCCGCGGCGGCCGTTTCATCGCCGGCATGACC
It includes:
- a CDS encoding acyl-CoA dehydrogenase family protein, producing MDFAPSARSADYLQRLQAFIAEHIAPFEDTYRRENANTNAGADWRQWRVHPRIAELKRLAREAGLWNLFLPDAQLGADLSVLDYAPLAEAMGHYEFAADIFNCNAPDTGNMEVLHHFGSDAQKQQWLRPLLDGEIRSVFCMTEPDVASSDATNMQATVRVDGDDLLLDGRKWWSTGIGHPDAKLAIFMGLSDPDAEPHKRHSMVLVPLDAPGVRIERMLPTFGEYDPPYGHGEVVFDNVRVHKDQLILGLGQGFAIAQGRLGPGRIHHCMRAIGAAERALELTIRRGASRQAFGQPILRLGGNLERIAQARMAIDQARLLTLYAAWKIEHFGVKAAMTEISAIKVVAPNMLQDIVDQAIQMHGGAGVSNDLPLTGLFMIARALRIADGPDEVHRAMVARMELAKYGLSSSQNRQHQKERAHKEPA
- a CDS encoding SDR family oxidoreductase, giving the protein MRKRILITGASSGLGRGMAREFARAGSDLALCARRLDRLESLKAELEAAHPAIRVSIHSLDVTDHEQVFAVFAAARDALGGLDRVIVNAGIGQGAPVGKGQFALNRSIVETNFLAALAQCEAAVEIFRAAGQGHLVLISSMSAMRGMRGGLTAYAASKAGVASLAEGIRTDMLRKPSIKISTIYPGYIRTEMNDGAPAKQTPFIIDEATGCRLLVRAIEKEKAKAYVPWWPWAPLGWLMKRLPLAWVAKLN
- a CDS encoding SDR family oxidoreductase; amino-acid sequence: MTTATRVFITGGASGLGRALAEGYARDGARVCIGDVNAARGEETLAALRALGATAHYLHCDVTREQDLQAAADWLLAQWGGVDLVFNNAGVADMGPVEAMPIADWQWMIDINLLGVVRGCKVFAPLLRKQGSGRLVNIASMAGLIHPPFAGAYNATKAAVVALSETLKAELGSAGIEVSVVCPAFFRTNLSESLRSTDPRYARWMRKLVDESTIGADEIAAMIRAGVARGEFRILTHASARRFWMLKRCLPYSWYEAAMRRAGQGGAKKKPAPVGRKA
- the cueR gene encoding Cu(I)-responsive transcriptional regulator; translation: MNAPRMNAYAPFVTGNRNRAMTRNAPELAQAKADGLHNIGEAAQLSGVSAKMIRHYESIDLIPAAGRSIAGYRLYRDSDLHRLRFIKRSRSLGFSIKQIETLLGLWDNRSRESGEVKRLALDHAAELAAKIREMQAMQHTLEQLARRCQGDDRPECPILEDLAQDECCGGSGDSGSGDGVSAGNA
- a CDS encoding phosphotransferase family protein, which codes for MSAADERSNDGSRAVRAGEELDVAAVDAWLKPRLPHLHGAPQVTQYAGGASNWTYRLHYDNDDLILRRPPAGKKAKSAHDMGREFRIQQALKPVFPFVPAMYAHCEDTQVIGAEFYVMQRLDGLILRKNLPSGLDLSRDQVRSLCLHVLDTLIALHQVDHRAAGLEHLAPGAGYGQRQIDGWSKRYTDARTWNVPAGGKIMAWLKANLPRDERICLTHNDFRFDNVVLDRNDPTRVIGVLDWELATLGDPLMDVGNLLAYWVEAGDDFIARDTRRQPTHLPGMFTRREVMQYYSERTGMQPRSWAFYEVYGLFRLSAIAQQIYYRYHHRQTRNPAFKRFWLSVNYLHWRCRKAIAQDRRGP
- a CDS encoding histidine phosphatase family protein, which encodes MAATIHLIRHGQAAFGAADYDQLSERGREQSRLLGAALAPLAGEGDIAICGGMRRHRQTADECLAAMYPTHAPQHDPADASPSPVDGRGVGVRAAPQIDPRWNEFDHQQIIARHAPEYSDHEHLVAEFSRAADPRRAFQTLFAAAMTRWSGGHFDHEYSEPWPSFGQRCRDALQAAAEAAPSSTSNIWVFTSGGPIAAIVQHLLQAPDAQAMKLSWTLVNAGVTQVHVARGGLRLSTFNGHAHLYGRADLITYR
- a CDS encoding heavy metal translocating P-type ATPase, whose protein sequence is MNAPLQVAPLPQRLRLHVAGMTCSSCAGRIERAVSALPGVAEVNVNLATETAEVAHDASVSAAQIERAIAAAGYSVPSEDLVLALRGMNCGSCVGRIEKALTAVPGVLEASVNLATERAKVRMLAGTDTAALIAAVKRAGYEASLPDSDPDNPSGGGASNQAAGDSSNPPRTDNGSDTATTARSNAKPALSRETRHLLIAAALSLPLVAPMLGLLFGQHWMLPGWLQFALATPVQFWLGARFYRAGWSALRARSGNMDLLVALGSSAGYGLSLYHLLRGDQMQLYFETSAVIITLILFGKWLEARAKRQTTAAIRALQALRPSSARVLRDGVEHELPLAQLRVGDLVVVRPGERLPADGRIVEGLTHVDESLLTGESLPVARERGDRVTGGAINGEGRIVVETVAVGAESALARIIRLVEDAQAKKAPIQHLVDRVSAVFVPVVIAIALLTLIGWGLYAGDWSQAVLNAVAVLVIACPCALGLATPTAIMAGTGVAARAGILIKDAEALEIAHRIDVVAFDKTGTLTEGKPVLSEWTALDGDRDALLRLSAALQSGSEHPLARATLDAARALTLPPVSQLRALAGRGLRGEVEGRSLLLGSTRMLEEAGVDLQPLREAAQRLADSGHSVSWLARDGSDGAQLLGLLGFRDTPRANARAAIERLHALGVSTAMISGDHIGAARAVAAELGIDQIRADVLPEQKAAAVAELGQFRTVAMVGDGVNDAPALAAADVGIAMGSGTDVAMQAAGITLMRAEPGLVADAIEISRRTSRKIRQNLFWAFGYNVIGIGLATLGWLNPVVAAAAMAFSSVSVIGNTLLLRRWKPA